The Methylococcus sp. Mc7 genomic sequence AACCCAATGGACCAAGGCCGCGCCGAACAGCACCGCCGCCAGGTTGAGCAGTCCGAAGGCGGCCGTTGCGCCCAGCAGCACCGGCAGGCCGCGGTGGCGGGCCGCCAGCGTCATGCAGACCAGTTGGCTTTTGTCGCCGATCTCGGCGGCGGCGATCAGGGCGAACGTGGTGGCGGAAGCCGTGGCCCATTCCAGGGCGCCGGACGGCAGCGACGGTGAGCCCGCCCATTCGGGCAGACTCCAGGACCAGAAACAGGACATGTCAACCGAACAGGTTATCCAGGATCATCATGACGATGAAGCCGACCATGACGGCGAAGGTCGCCGCGCGCATCTTGCCGCGGGACTGGGTCTCCGGAATGATGTCGTCGCTGATCACGAACAGCATCGCCCCGGCGGCGAACGCCATCCCCAACGGCAGCAGCGGGAAAAAGGCCGAGACCATGCCCAGGCCCAGTACGCCGCCGAGTGGTTCCACCAATCCGGTCAGCGTCGCGATCAGCACCGCCTGCCGGCGGTCGTATCCCATCCCCACCAGGGGCATGGCGACCGCCAGCCCTTCTGGGATGTTCTGCAGGCTCACGGCGATCGCCAGGGTGGCGCCATTGTGCCAGTCGCCGCCCCCAAAGCTGACGCCCACCGCCATGCCTTCGGGAAAATTGTGCAGCGTGATCGCCACGATGAAGAGCCAGATCTTCCGGAGCGAACCGATCAATTCGCCCTTCTCCGCCAGAAACCGCTCGTAGGGCAGCAGGCGGTCCGCCGCCTCCAGGAACAGGGCGCCGGCCATCATGCCGAGCGCCACCGCGAAGATGCCCTTGCCCGGCCAGACCTGATTGCCGTACTGGATGCCGGGGACGATCAGGGAAAACGCCGTCGCCGCCAGCATCACGCCGGCCGCCCCGCCCAGCATGATGCAGAGGGTGCGGTGGGAAAAGTCGCGGACGAACAGCGCGGGCAAGGCCCCCGCCCCGGTCGCGAGTCCCGCCAGGATGCTGGCGAGAATCCCGGCGGCGATCACCGGGCTGGCGTAGATGTAGACCAGGGCCAGGACGAGGGTGAGCGACATGACCGCCGAAGCGACCGCAACCAGCCGCTGCATCAGCGGCGGCAGGGCGCGGTACCGCTGCGCCAGGGGCGAGGTGCCGATACGTTCGCCCAGTTGCTTGAAGACAGTCGCCGCCATGTTCCCCCCCCGCCCGATGCCGAAAAAATGGTTGACGCCGAAACACGGCCGCGATGGCCCTGCCCCGGTACTCTCTGGATTATACCTTTATGCCAGGACGCTCAACCGGTATGGGCGTTTTCTGGTTAGAATGAGGATCACTGGTTCGATCCTTCCGCCCTCCATGCACATACTCCTCAGCAACGACGACGGCTACGCCGCCCCCGGTCTCCGCGCCCTGGCGGCCGCCCTTTCCCCGCTCGCCAAGATCACGGTCGTCGCGCCCGAACGCAACCGCAGCGGCGCCAGCAACTCCCTGACCCTGGAGCGGCCCTTGCGCGCGTCCCGCGCCGAAAACGGCTTCATCCGCGTCGACGGCACGCCGACGGACTGCGTGCACCTGGCCATCACCGGGCTGCTGGACAGCGAGCCGGACATGGTGTTCGCCGGCATCAACCACGGCGCCAACCTGGGCGACGACGTCATCTATTCCGGCACCGTCGCCGCGGCCACCGAGGGCCGTTTCCTCGGCCTGCCGGCCGTGGCGATCTCGTTGGCGGCCCACAACCCGGCGCACTTCGAGACCGCCGCCCAGGTCGCCGTCGAGCTCCTGGGGCGCATCCGCGAAAATCCGCTGCCGGCGGACACCATACTGAACGTCAACGTCCCCGACATCCCCCTGGAGGAACTTCGGGGCTACCAGGCCACGCGGCTCGGCGCCCGCCACAAGGCGGAAGCGGTCATCCGCACCCGTGACCCGCGCGGGCGTGAGATTTTCTGGGTGGGCTGCGCCGGCCCCGAGGCCGATGCCGGCCCCGGCACCGATTTCCACGCCATCCGCGAGAACTGCGTGTCGGTCACCCCCCTCCAGATCGACCTCACCCGCTACGAGCGGCTCAGCCAACTGGGGACTTGGCTGCCCGGCGGAGTCGCCGCATGAATGTCCGCCTGCGGGGCATCGGCATGACATCGCCGCGCACCCGCGAGCGCATGGTCAACCGGCTGCGGGAGCTCGGGATCCGCCACGCGAAAGTGCTGGCCGCCATGAGGAGCGTCCCGCGCCACATCTTCGTCGAAGAAGCCTTCGCCAGCCGGGCCTACGAGGACATGGCCCTGCCGATCGGCTTCGGCCAGACCATCTCGCGGCCTTACACGGTCGCCCGCATGACCGAACTGCTGGTCGAGGCCGGCCCGCTGCGCCGCGTGCTGGAAGTGGGTACCGGCTCCGGGTACCAGACCGCCGTCCTGGCGCAACTGGTCGGCACCGTCTATTCGGTAGAACGCATCCAGGCCTTGCAGGAACGGGCCATCCGCAGCCTCGCCGACCTGAACCTCCGGAACGTGCGGCTGAAACACGGCGACGGCCAACAGGGCTGGCGCGAATCCGGCCCCTTCGACGGCATCATCGTGACCGCCGCCCCGACGCGGCTGCCGGACGCGCTGCTGGACCAGCTCAATCCCGGCGGGGTGCTGGTCGCCCCGGTCGGAGCGGACCGGGAACAGACGCTCGAACGCATCGTGCGTACCGACTCGGGCTATGACGCCCGGTCCATGGAACCGGCCGTGTTCGTTCCGCTCCTGGCCGGCACGGTGTGACGGCATGGCCGGCCCTTACCTCGATACCCTCTTCCGGCCCCGCGCCGTCGCCGTGTTCGGAGCCAGCGAGCGGCCCGATTCGGTGGGATTCCGCCTCTTCGGCAACCTGCTCGAAGGCGGCTTCCGCGGCCCGGTCCATCCCGTCAATCCC encodes the following:
- a CDS encoding ZIP family metal transporter; protein product: MAATVFKQLGERIGTSPLAQRYRALPPLMQRLVAVASAVMSLTLVLALVYIYASPVIAAGILASILAGLATGAGALPALFVRDFSHRTLCIMLGGAAGVMLAATAFSLIVPGIQYGNQVWPGKGIFAVALGMMAGALFLEAADRLLPYERFLAEKGELIGSLRKIWLFIVAITLHNFPEGMAVGVSFGGGDWHNGATLAIAVSLQNIPEGLAVAMPLVGMGYDRRQAVLIATLTGLVEPLGGVLGLGMVSAFFPLLPLGMAFAAGAMLFVISDDIIPETQSRGKMRAATFAVMVGFIVMMILDNLFG
- the surE gene encoding 5'/3'-nucleotidase SurE; protein product: MHILLSNDDGYAAPGLRALAAALSPLAKITVVAPERNRSGASNSLTLERPLRASRAENGFIRVDGTPTDCVHLAITGLLDSEPDMVFAGINHGANLGDDVIYSGTVAAATEGRFLGLPAVAISLAAHNPAHFETAAQVAVELLGRIRENPLPADTILNVNVPDIPLEELRGYQATRLGARHKAEAVIRTRDPRGREIFWVGCAGPEADAGPGTDFHAIRENCVSVTPLQIDLTRYERLSQLGTWLPGGVAA
- a CDS encoding protein-L-isoaspartate(D-aspartate) O-methyltransferase, which gives rise to MNVRLRGIGMTSPRTRERMVNRLRELGIRHAKVLAAMRSVPRHIFVEEAFASRAYEDMALPIGFGQTISRPYTVARMTELLVEAGPLRRVLEVGTGSGYQTAVLAQLVGTVYSVERIQALQERAIRSLADLNLRNVRLKHGDGQQGWRESGPFDGIIVTAAPTRLPDALLDQLNPGGVLVAPVGADREQTLERIVRTDSGYDARSMEPAVFVPLLAGTV